A section of the Nitrospira sp. genome encodes:
- the msrB gene encoding peptide-methionine (R)-S-oxide reductase MsrB produces MPQKLQIDPIVKLTKTDEEWKRQLSAMAYRVLRHEDTERAFVNPLHENHQAGTYYCAGCELPLFSSAHKFDSGTGWPSFWQPIDPRVVETRTDFTLFIPRTEIHCARCEGHQGHVFKDGPKPTGLRYCINGAALKFVAD; encoded by the coding sequence ATGCCCCAAAAACTACAGATTGATCCCATCGTGAAGCTCACGAAGACGGACGAAGAATGGAAACGGCAACTTTCGGCTATGGCCTATCGTGTCTTACGCCATGAAGATACAGAGCGAGCCTTCGTCAATCCTTTGCATGAGAATCACCAGGCTGGCACCTATTACTGTGCAGGGTGCGAGCTCCCGCTGTTTTCATCTGCACATAAGTTCGATAGTGGGACCGGCTGGCCGAGTTTTTGGCAGCCGATCGACCCTCGGGTCGTAGAAACTCGGACAGACTTTACCCTCTTCATCCCTCGGACCGAAATCCACTGTGCTCGATGCGAGGGCCACCAGGGTCATGTCTTTAAAGATGGCCCCAAACCCACGGGTCTCCGCTACTGTATCAACGGAGCGGCTCTGAAATTCGTGGCAGATTGA
- a CDS encoding NAD(P)-dependent oxidoreductase, translating into MTERPDHIGFVGIGRMGANMARRLHERGFHLTSVYDLHSAAAVDLANELCVYPAHTPAEVADRSSVIITVVSDDTAMRTIFSTHDQTSFAGKSRDRLFVNCATLSPDVHRDIEQLVTAQGGVCLEACMAGSITQARQGTLYLMCGGSPEAYTRAKVVLDALGTTVRYIGRTGEAAKVKALVNMVMNSNTAALAEGLGLGAALGIDLTLLREVFGQTGAASRVLETDGEDMQQRAHECYFSAAHAAKDSAIALDLAQQAGLSLPVAQATLAQYRRLIALGKGELDKSVIAELTFVDRLRSSSTRG; encoded by the coding sequence ATGACTGAACGACCTGACCACATTGGATTCGTCGGGATCGGCCGTATGGGCGCCAACATGGCCCGTCGCCTCCACGAACGTGGCTTTCACCTGACATCGGTCTATGATCTTCATTCCGCAGCCGCTGTCGACTTGGCTAATGAACTCTGTGTCTACCCGGCACACACACCGGCTGAGGTTGCTGACCGGTCATCCGTCATCATCACGGTAGTGTCCGATGATACCGCAATGCGTACGATCTTCTCTACGCACGATCAAACGAGCTTCGCGGGTAAATCTCGAGACCGACTCTTTGTTAATTGCGCGACTCTCTCACCAGACGTTCATCGCGACATTGAACAATTGGTCACGGCGCAGGGAGGCGTATGTCTTGAAGCCTGTATGGCAGGAAGTATCACCCAGGCCAGGCAAGGCACCTTATACCTCATGTGCGGTGGCAGTCCTGAAGCCTACACTCGAGCGAAGGTCGTTCTCGACGCCCTTGGAACGACCGTGCGATACATAGGTCGAACCGGCGAAGCAGCGAAGGTCAAGGCCCTGGTGAATATGGTCATGAATAGTAACACCGCAGCATTGGCGGAAGGACTGGGGCTCGGAGCAGCGCTTGGGATCGACCTCACCCTCCTGCGCGAAGTGTTCGGTCAGACAGGTGCTGCTTCACGAGTCTTGGAAACGGATGGAGAAGACATGCAGCAACGAGCGCACGAATGCTACTTCTCCGCAGCCCATGCGGCGAAAGATTCTGCCATCGCACTCGATCTGGCCCAACAAGCAGGACTCTCGCTTCCTGTCGCCCAGGCGACCCTTGCTCAATACCGACGATTAATCGCACTGGGGAAAGGTGAGCTCGACAAATCTGTAATTGCCGAGTTGACGTTCGTTGACCGGCTTAGATCCTCATCAACGCGTGGCTGA
- a CDS encoding response regulator yields MNSATSDSGNRPPDFPMGDDACFLLEAVPEAIFFLDCDNRIRFVNAAAQQLVGPTHKMIGIGFHDLMGCVTLEEGNTTQCPFTRMRNTGEFVVIPSHIWTREDETQFELSLSFWPRSQHGVWVGGVVIVRDLTDAMEVQRDVHRAARLAEDAPNPIVEFDATGAMLYANTGMLNLMGQCGLLEAGIEGMFPDNLSTMLRECLATDASLSMVEHVVSDRVIAWSFFPLRELDLIRAYGLDITSDVALRRAKEAAEESARAKGIFLATMSHELRTPMNGVLGCTELLKDTSLSDQQRELIETMHRSAEALLTLVNDILDFSKIEAGKMTLEVANVNLRALIRDVTTLTEGLAAHKGLTIGVDIHADVPEEFRGDPIRLRQILFNLVGNAIKFTKQGGVTIAVAVKPRVSENADTVVLQWRVRDTGIGLTPEQQAQLFKAYAQAEASTARRFGGTGLGLMICRQLVELMGGTISVVSQYGEGSTFSYTTNLLPAIHREADTAPLGTDPSNSGEQGIPKRVLVADDNEINQVVACKFLQKLGCQVEVARTGREAVEAISRTTYDIVLMDCEMPEMDGYEATREIRCREEGAVNHLPIMALTGHASEEDAEKCRQAGMDKVIIKPLTLPALRAGLEELLRQPSS; encoded by the coding sequence ATGAACAGCGCGACTTCCGACTCAGGGAATCGACCACCGGACTTCCCGATGGGAGATGATGCCTGCTTCCTTCTAGAAGCCGTCCCTGAGGCCATCTTTTTCTTAGATTGCGATAATCGCATTCGGTTTGTAAATGCTGCGGCCCAGCAATTGGTTGGACCAACACACAAGATGATCGGGATCGGGTTTCATGATCTGATGGGGTGTGTGACATTGGAGGAGGGGAACACAACCCAATGTCCGTTTACTCGAATGAGGAATACGGGCGAGTTTGTTGTGATTCCTTCTCATATATGGACTCGCGAAGATGAGACTCAATTCGAGTTATCACTTTCGTTCTGGCCTCGCTCCCAGCACGGTGTATGGGTCGGGGGTGTCGTGATCGTCCGTGACCTGACGGACGCGATGGAAGTTCAGCGAGATGTGCATCGTGCTGCGAGGCTGGCAGAGGATGCACCCAATCCCATTGTGGAGTTTGATGCGACGGGTGCCATGCTGTATGCCAACACGGGCATGTTAAATTTGATGGGACAGTGTGGACTGCTTGAAGCCGGGATTGAGGGCATGTTTCCGGACAATCTCTCGACGATGCTCCGCGAGTGTCTCGCCACCGATGCGTCATTATCAATGGTGGAACATGTTGTGTCGGACCGGGTGATTGCCTGGTCGTTCTTTCCCTTGAGAGAGCTGGACCTCATCCGTGCCTATGGGCTGGATATTACCTCGGACGTCGCGTTGCGCCGTGCGAAGGAAGCCGCGGAAGAGTCGGCCCGGGCGAAGGGGATTTTTCTCGCGACCATGAGTCATGAGCTCAGGACCCCCATGAATGGTGTGTTGGGATGTACGGAGCTCCTGAAAGACACTTCGTTAAGCGACCAGCAACGGGAATTGATCGAGACGATGCATCGATCTGCGGAAGCCTTGTTGACTTTGGTGAACGATATTCTGGATTTTTCAAAAATTGAGGCCGGTAAGATGACGTTGGAGGTGGCCAATGTCAACCTGCGAGCGCTCATTCGGGATGTCACGACATTGACGGAAGGGTTGGCTGCGCATAAAGGTTTGACTATCGGCGTAGATATCCATGCAGATGTTCCCGAGGAGTTTCGAGGTGATCCAATCAGGTTGAGACAGATCCTCTTCAATCTCGTTGGGAACGCAATCAAGTTCACAAAACAGGGGGGAGTCACGATTGCTGTTGCCGTGAAGCCCAGGGTGTCAGAGAACGCAGACACGGTCGTCTTGCAATGGCGCGTGCGTGATACGGGGATCGGGTTAACTCCGGAACAACAGGCTCAGCTGTTCAAAGCCTATGCACAGGCTGAGGCGTCAACTGCACGGCGGTTCGGTGGGACCGGACTGGGCCTCATGATTTGTCGCCAGCTGGTCGAGTTGATGGGAGGAACAATCTCCGTCGTCAGTCAGTACGGTGAGGGGAGCACGTTCAGCTATACCACGAATCTTCTTCCAGCGATTCATCGGGAAGCCGACACCGCTCCATTAGGAACGGATCCATCCAATTCAGGCGAACAGGGGATTCCGAAACGAGTGTTAGTCGCTGATGATAACGAAATCAATCAAGTTGTGGCTTGCAAGTTCTTGCAAAAGCTGGGTTGCCAGGTTGAAGTGGCTCGCACGGGGCGCGAAGCGGTGGAGGCGATTAGCCGAACAACATACGATATTGTATTGATGGATTGTGAGATGCCGGAAATGGATGGGTACGAAGCAACCCGTGAAATTCGTTGTCGTGAAGAAGGGGCGGTCAATCATCTTCCGATCATGGCGCTCACCGGTCATGCATCCGAAGAGGATGCGGAGAAGTGTCGTCAGGCTGGTATGGACAAAGTAATAATCAAGCCACTCACGTTGCCCGCTCTTCGGGCAGGTCTTGAAGAATTGCTACGACAGCCTTCCTCATAA
- a CDS encoding NAD(P)/FAD-dependent oxidoreductase gives MTGTRVVIIGGGFGGLSAARGLGDSHVTLIDRANHHLFQPLLYQVATAALSPGDIAWPLRTVFRRQRNVQVMMDDVVAIDRTTRVVRLQQSPPVLFDVLIVAPGSRHAYFGHDEWESHAPGIKTMTDAVRLREKMLMAFEEAERHRATSGSSPHLTFVIVGGGPTGVELAGALAEIGRRAMGPDYPHLRTEDLSIILVEAGPRILPGFDSTLSIKAAGALTHMGVTIKLNSPVTAVTPDGVQVGSEWILSTHIVWAAGNRASSLLNTLSAPQDSAGRIKVQSDLTIPDDPWIFVIGDAAHCLGRDGSPLPGVAPVAMQQGRYVAALINHHLPPAERSPFVYADRGMLATIGRAHAVAQFGPIHASGFLAWFLWCVVHIFFLIGFRNRVRVMSEWIWYYLTFKPGARVLY, from the coding sequence ATGACCGGTACACGCGTCGTCATTATCGGGGGTGGTTTCGGCGGCCTATCGGCTGCGCGCGGCCTAGGGGACAGCCACGTCACCTTAATCGACCGGGCCAATCACCATCTCTTTCAACCGCTCCTCTACCAAGTCGCCACAGCAGCGCTGTCGCCCGGCGACATAGCGTGGCCGTTGCGCACGGTCTTTCGCAGACAGCGAAACGTCCAGGTGATGATGGACGACGTAGTGGCAATCGATCGAACCACGCGCGTGGTTCGCTTGCAACAGAGTCCTCCAGTCCTGTTTGATGTCCTGATCGTCGCCCCAGGCTCCCGCCATGCCTATTTCGGCCATGATGAGTGGGAGTCCCATGCACCAGGAATCAAGACCATGACGGATGCTGTCCGACTGCGTGAGAAAATGCTGATGGCATTCGAGGAAGCCGAACGGCACCGAGCCACAAGCGGCTCCTCACCTCATCTGACCTTCGTGATTGTCGGGGGAGGTCCCACAGGCGTTGAACTCGCAGGTGCGCTGGCCGAGATCGGAAGAAGGGCCATGGGACCGGATTATCCTCATCTCCGCACAGAAGATCTCTCGATCATTCTTGTGGAAGCAGGCCCACGCATTCTCCCGGGGTTTGACAGCACGCTGTCAATCAAAGCTGCCGGTGCACTCACCCATATGGGTGTGACGATTAAACTGAACAGCCCAGTCACCGCCGTCACCCCCGATGGTGTGCAGGTTGGATCTGAGTGGATTCTATCGACACACATTGTGTGGGCGGCAGGGAATCGAGCATCGTCTTTGCTGAACACACTCTCAGCACCACAAGATTCTGCTGGTCGGATCAAGGTTCAATCGGATCTGACCATCCCTGACGATCCATGGATCTTCGTCATCGGCGATGCCGCCCATTGTCTCGGACGAGACGGCAGCCCCCTGCCCGGAGTGGCACCGGTCGCCATGCAACAAGGACGGTATGTTGCCGCCCTGATCAATCACCATCTCCCTCCGGCGGAACGGTCGCCATTTGTCTATGCCGACCGTGGCATGCTCGCCACAATCGGGCGTGCGCACGCCGTCGCGCAATTTGGTCCAATCCACGCATCAGGATTTCTGGCCTGGTTCCTCTGGTGCGTGGTCCATATTTTCTTTCTGATCGGATTCAGAAATCGAGTGCGGGTCATGTCGGAATGGATCTGGTACTACCTCACCTTCAAACCAGGCGCGAGAGTGCTGTATTGA
- a CDS encoding DsbA family protein: MVAHSTSDRVLLYSDFNCPFCYALHERLHEMGLLESCEWRGVQHAPHLPRPMKPWQGSLGAELKHEVAVVQRLAPGLPINLPSGKPNTLPAIAFAIGLLHKDQLAGMEFVHRIYRAFWCEGQDISDPMVLKQLAGVQSVEDVDGQNQVVAQRWETAWHATGQNGVPLLVSPDGDVLVGCVPVEQVRHFFASLQKS, from the coding sequence ATGGTTGCGCATTCTACATCCGATCGCGTTCTGCTCTATAGCGACTTCAACTGTCCGTTCTGTTATGCACTGCATGAGCGGCTGCATGAGATGGGATTGCTTGAGTCCTGCGAATGGCGAGGGGTTCAACATGCCCCGCATCTTCCGAGGCCGATGAAACCGTGGCAGGGATCGTTGGGAGCCGAGTTGAAGCATGAAGTGGCGGTTGTCCAGCGATTGGCACCAGGTCTTCCTATTAACTTGCCCAGTGGGAAACCTAATACGCTGCCGGCTATAGCATTCGCGATTGGGCTTTTACACAAAGATCAGCTTGCTGGCATGGAGTTTGTTCACCGAATCTATCGAGCATTCTGGTGTGAAGGGCAAGACATTTCCGATCCAATGGTCCTGAAGCAGCTGGCTGGGGTACAGTCAGTTGAGGATGTGGATGGTCAGAACCAGGTGGTTGCTCAGAGGTGGGAGACGGCTTGGCACGCGACCGGTCAAAATGGGGTTCCCCTCCTTGTCTCTCCGGATGGCGATGTGCTCGTTGGCTGTGTGCCAGTCGAACAAGTAAGACATTTCTTTGCAAGTCTTCAGAAAAGCTAA
- a CDS encoding NAD(P)H-dependent oxidoreductase: MPDTQWTDIGLVEELKQTSLREVVCGKTRIALTYTNGKFSAISGVCNHVGGPLGKGTLDGDYVVCPWHYWKFHSETGQGEAGYEQDCVPVYATKIENGRLYIDLSSTTKRTKQAHQPHPLARPIVRQTGPVRVVGISTTAMTAGHPRYSTSDALLDIALDYARITLRLETRSIKLRDLNFRACEGFYSKAAQACTWPCSITQMDPTDQLDRVYEAIVHWADVILLSTPIRWGNASSLYFKMVERMNCIQNQETIANKHLLKNKVAAFIIMGGQDNVQGVAGQLMTFWAEVGCQFPQFPFIAHSRGWSAEDMERNVCEVQNSRELREAAEQLVTRAADMAQWMVAGQVPEHPLTGGGRKAHKLDSEPTG; this comes from the coding sequence ATGCCTGACACTCAGTGGACGGATATCGGATTGGTCGAAGAGCTCAAGCAGACGTCGCTACGAGAAGTCGTGTGTGGGAAGACACGCATCGCCCTCACGTATACAAACGGAAAATTTTCTGCCATCTCCGGTGTCTGCAATCACGTGGGCGGGCCACTGGGCAAGGGCACTCTCGACGGGGACTATGTCGTCTGTCCTTGGCACTACTGGAAATTTCATAGTGAAACCGGACAAGGAGAAGCAGGCTATGAACAGGATTGCGTGCCGGTCTATGCGACCAAGATTGAGAATGGTCGGCTGTACATTGACCTGTCCTCTACCACGAAACGTACCAAGCAAGCACACCAACCTCATCCACTCGCTCGCCCCATCGTTCGCCAGACAGGCCCGGTGCGCGTCGTCGGGATTTCCACCACAGCCATGACGGCAGGCCATCCCCGCTACAGTACATCCGACGCGTTACTCGATATCGCATTGGATTATGCACGCATCACGCTGCGGCTGGAGACACGATCCATCAAGCTGCGAGATCTGAACTTTCGTGCCTGTGAAGGCTTCTACTCCAAAGCCGCGCAGGCCTGTACCTGGCCCTGCTCCATTACGCAAATGGATCCCACCGATCAATTGGATCGTGTGTACGAAGCGATCGTGCATTGGGCGGATGTGATTCTCCTCTCGACGCCGATTCGATGGGGCAATGCCAGCAGTCTCTATTTTAAGATGGTCGAACGGATGAACTGCATCCAGAATCAAGAAACCATTGCGAATAAGCATCTACTCAAGAACAAGGTGGCGGCCTTCATCATTATGGGTGGTCAAGACAATGTACAGGGCGTGGCGGGACAGTTGATGACCTTCTGGGCCGAGGTCGGTTGCCAATTTCCACAGTTCCCCTTTATCGCCCACTCACGCGGCTGGAGTGCTGAGGATATGGAGCGGAATGTCTGTGAAGTACAGAATAGCCGTGAGTTGCGCGAGGCCGCGGAACAACTGGTGACCCGTGCCGCAGATATGGCTCAATGGATGGTAGCGGGGCAGGTCCCGGAACATCCGCTGACTGGAGGAGGGCGCAAGGCACACAAGCTCGACAGCGAACCGACAGGATAA
- a CDS encoding sigma 54-interacting transcriptional regulator: MMAQADLEEALRRSEEFSTRLIESSRDCIKVLDLEGRLLSMNAHGMRALEVCDFAQLVGSAWVEFWHGDDQKQAKAAIAQARQGTVGHFTGFSPRTQPQMPKWWDVSVTPILNRDGTPEKLLVISRDITILKEAELQLRRAQEELEARVEARTCQLAETSTMLREIVEGVESKIGEQFFPSLVRHLASTLGMDYVYISEFSVKQDRFVSKAGWGKGQELPLFDVPAHGPCETVLTKKCVHHPDALRTLYPHVQLIHDMGVESYCGVPIVDASNRVLGHLAIMDSKPMLDHVRDLSILGIFAMRAAAELERLRMEAVVRENEAQLRDLFDEAPIAYVNEGLDSKFIRANKTALKTLGITPEQVDGMYGKSFIPDTPNAQRRLNDVFEAIGKGTDTSGVVLELRRKDNGNPLWIKWWSRPDLSGSYTRTMFIDITEQVLMEQEKARLEAQTVYLQEEIKVTHNFEEVIGSSASLKKVLKNVERVAPTDSTVLITGETGTGKELIARAIHNLSPRKTRALVKVNCAAIPAGLIESELFGHEKGAFTGALSRRLGRFEVADKGTIFLDEIGELPLDLQSKLLRVLQEGEFERVGGTQTFKVNVRVIAATNRNLEQLSKAGQYRPDLYYRLNVFPVHLPALREREDDIPLLVRYFVQKHATNLGKKNEKISERMMTALQRYPWPENVRELEHVIERAVILSEGSELEPIDWLTPSANKGASGNALTLEEIERQHILNILNQTNWRVSGDQGAAAIFGLKPTTLEARMKKLGITRVTSKA, translated from the coding sequence ATGATGGCGCAAGCAGACCTCGAAGAAGCTCTCCGCCGCAGCGAAGAATTCTCAACGCGTCTCATTGAAAGTAGTCGCGACTGCATCAAGGTGCTGGATCTGGAGGGGCGTCTCCTTTCCATGAATGCTCACGGGATGAGGGCACTGGAGGTCTGTGACTTCGCCCAGCTCGTTGGCTCAGCCTGGGTGGAATTTTGGCATGGTGATGATCAGAAACAGGCAAAGGCTGCCATTGCGCAAGCCCGTCAGGGCACGGTTGGGCACTTCACCGGGTTTTCCCCCAGGACGCAACCACAGATGCCTAAATGGTGGGATGTCTCTGTGACCCCCATCCTCAATCGGGACGGCACGCCGGAAAAGCTGCTTGTCATCTCGCGCGATATCACGATCCTCAAAGAAGCAGAGCTACAGCTGCGTCGCGCACAGGAGGAGCTTGAAGCTCGCGTTGAGGCGCGCACTTGCCAGCTCGCTGAGACCAGCACCATGTTGCGGGAAATCGTTGAAGGGGTGGAATCAAAAATCGGCGAGCAATTCTTCCCCTCGTTGGTCCGACACTTAGCGTCCACGCTCGGTATGGACTACGTCTATATTTCAGAGTTCAGTGTGAAACAAGATCGATTCGTATCGAAAGCCGGGTGGGGAAAGGGCCAGGAGTTGCCGCTCTTCGATGTGCCGGCACATGGCCCTTGTGAGACGGTGCTGACGAAGAAGTGTGTCCATCATCCTGATGCACTCCGCACCCTCTATCCTCACGTACAGTTGATCCACGACATGGGAGTCGAGAGCTACTGCGGCGTGCCGATTGTGGATGCGTCGAATCGGGTCCTTGGGCATCTTGCGATCATGGATTCGAAACCCATGCTGGACCATGTGCGGGATCTGTCCATACTTGGGATCTTCGCCATGAGGGCCGCTGCAGAGTTAGAGCGGCTGCGGATGGAAGCCGTCGTGAGGGAAAACGAAGCGCAGTTGCGTGATCTTTTCGACGAGGCCCCGATTGCCTATGTGAACGAAGGACTGGATTCCAAGTTTATTCGTGCCAACAAAACGGCGCTGAAGACGTTGGGGATCACACCGGAGCAAGTCGATGGAATGTACGGGAAGTCGTTTATTCCCGATACACCGAATGCGCAACGCCGTCTGAACGACGTGTTCGAGGCGATTGGAAAAGGGACAGATACCAGTGGGGTCGTGCTTGAGTTGCGCCGAAAAGATAACGGCAACCCGCTTTGGATTAAGTGGTGGTCGAGGCCAGATCTGAGTGGCTCCTATACCCGCACGATGTTCATCGACATTACCGAACAAGTCTTGATGGAGCAGGAGAAGGCGCGGCTCGAGGCCCAGACGGTCTACCTGCAGGAAGAGATCAAAGTCACGCACAATTTCGAGGAGGTCATCGGCTCATCCGCCTCGCTCAAGAAAGTCCTAAAGAACGTCGAGCGGGTCGCGCCGACCGATTCGACGGTGTTGATTACCGGTGAAACTGGTACGGGCAAAGAACTCATTGCCAGGGCTATTCACAACCTCAGCCCTCGTAAGACCAGGGCACTTGTGAAAGTGAATTGCGCGGCGATTCCAGCCGGGCTGATTGAAAGCGAACTGTTCGGCCATGAGAAAGGCGCCTTTACCGGTGCCTTGTCCAGAAGGTTGGGTCGGTTCGAAGTCGCCGACAAAGGGACAATCTTTCTGGATGAGATCGGAGAATTGCCACTTGATCTACAGTCGAAACTGCTGCGCGTGTTACAGGAGGGCGAATTCGAGCGGGTGGGCGGTACACAGACTTTCAAGGTGAATGTGCGTGTCATTGCAGCGACGAACCGCAATCTCGAACAACTTTCCAAGGCCGGCCAATACCGTCCGGACCTCTACTATCGCTTGAACGTGTTTCCGGTTCATTTGCCGGCGTTGCGTGAGCGGGAAGACGACATCCCGTTACTCGTCCGGTACTTTGTGCAAAAGCATGCCACCAACCTCGGAAAGAAAAATGAGAAAATTTCCGAACGGATGATGACAGCGTTGCAACGGTACCCGTGGCCAGAGAATGTCCGTGAACTCGAGCATGTTATTGAACGGGCGGTGATCTTGAGTGAAGGATCGGAATTGGAGCCGATTGATTGGCTCACCCCTTCGGCCAACAAGGGTGCCAGTGGCAATGCTCTCACCCTCGAGGAAATAGAACGGCAACACATCCTCAATATCCTGAATCAGACGAATTGGCGCGTCAGTGGCGACCAAGGCGCCGCCGCAATTTTTGGCTTGAAGCCCACCACGCTGGAAGCCCGCATGAAGAAGTTGGGTATCACACGAGTCACAAGCAAAGCGTGA
- a CDS encoding radical SAM protein, with product MTSQRVLLVIPPLTQLNTPYPSITYLTGFLQSRGIQADQADLGIEMVLRLFSPEGLRSVFKQLHNNSDSLPKEALRMMKAEHHYLEMIGPVISFMQGHTPDLAARLIQPGVLPQGPRFRGRRTFARSVSTPDRAKQWGTFFLEDLADLVQATITPHFALSRYAEHIGRSASSFDQIVGALADTRSLIDEWLLDIFWNHVQQTQPTLIGLSIPFPGNLYGAFLIAQSIKQHCPDLPVVIGGGYVNTELRRVSDPRVFDYVDFITLDNGERPLLSLIEHLLGLRPRGALCRTMYRERGHVVYVDDPRLTDFSMDEIGCPTYRGLNLDRYLTILDSTNPMHRLWSEGHWNKLTVAHGCYWKQCTFCDVGLNYISRYEMTPTERLIQQIEQLITETGCRGFHFVDEAAPPAALKALALELLERRIIIRWWGNIRFEPAFSPDLCRLLAASGCIAVTAGLEAASDRLLDQMEKGITVDQTALVAAGFKEAGILIHAYLMYGCPSETVQETIDSLERIRQLIAADLIQSAFWHRFTVTAHSPVGLNPSAHGLRVLGPTFQGFAENDLEHTDRCGNTPSWIGEGLRRSLLNYLERRGLDLDVRFWFDEDVPCSAVSSKWLSRLLKNQRLDEETRMERRLVWLGGSVTSAPLGKHSRLVLRGPQNDQILRLPTPEAQWLTQLITEATPHRPAQIYPHIRDVEKGFPGTASSYNRFLASLAWKRIRSTGLALV from the coding sequence ATGACTTCCCAACGTGTATTGTTGGTCATACCGCCCTTAACCCAGCTGAATACCCCCTATCCATCCATCACCTATCTGACCGGCTTTCTTCAATCACGCGGTATCCAGGCAGACCAGGCTGACCTCGGCATTGAAATGGTGCTTCGCCTCTTTAGTCCGGAGGGGCTACGATCCGTCTTCAAGCAACTACACAACAACTCGGACTCTCTTCCAAAGGAAGCTCTCCGAATGATGAAGGCCGAACATCACTACCTCGAGATGATCGGACCTGTCATCAGTTTCATGCAAGGCCACACTCCCGATCTCGCGGCTCGCTTGATTCAACCCGGAGTTTTACCTCAGGGACCACGATTCCGAGGTCGGCGGACATTCGCTCGCTCGGTTTCCACCCCCGATCGTGCCAAGCAATGGGGAACCTTCTTCCTGGAAGACCTCGCTGATCTCGTACAGGCTACCATTACTCCGCACTTCGCCTTGAGTCGGTATGCAGAGCATATTGGGCGCAGCGCGTCATCATTTGATCAAATCGTTGGTGCACTTGCAGACACACGGAGCCTGATCGATGAGTGGCTGCTGGACATCTTCTGGAATCACGTTCAACAAACCCAACCGACACTTATTGGCCTATCCATCCCATTTCCTGGCAATCTCTACGGGGCCTTCCTCATCGCACAATCGATCAAACAGCACTGTCCGGACCTCCCTGTCGTCATCGGCGGTGGCTACGTGAACACCGAACTGCGTCGTGTCTCCGATCCCCGAGTCTTTGACTATGTGGACTTTATTACACTCGACAACGGTGAACGGCCCCTCTTGTCATTGATTGAACATCTCTTGGGACTGCGCCCCCGCGGAGCACTGTGTCGAACGATGTATCGCGAGCGAGGTCACGTGGTGTATGTCGACGATCCAAGACTGACAGATTTCTCAATGGATGAAATCGGGTGCCCGACCTACCGAGGCCTAAATCTGGATCGCTATCTGACCATTCTCGATAGTACCAACCCCATGCATCGACTGTGGTCGGAGGGCCATTGGAATAAGCTCACGGTGGCACATGGGTGCTATTGGAAACAGTGCACGTTTTGCGATGTGGGACTGAATTACATCAGTCGCTATGAAATGACGCCGACTGAACGACTCATTCAGCAAATTGAGCAACTCATTACCGAAACAGGATGTCGAGGTTTTCACTTCGTGGATGAGGCAGCCCCACCCGCGGCGCTCAAAGCACTGGCCTTGGAGCTCTTGGAACGAAGAATTATTATCCGCTGGTGGGGCAACATTCGATTTGAACCGGCCTTCTCGCCGGACCTTTGCCGACTCCTAGCTGCATCTGGATGCATCGCCGTTACCGCTGGACTTGAAGCAGCCTCAGACCGACTGCTGGATCAGATGGAGAAAGGGATTACCGTCGACCAAACTGCACTGGTTGCTGCCGGGTTCAAAGAGGCAGGCATCCTGATCCATGCCTATCTGATGTATGGTTGTCCGTCAGAAACCGTACAGGAGACCATCGATTCACTCGAGCGCATTCGTCAGTTGATCGCGGCTGATCTGATTCAATCGGCCTTCTGGCACCGATTCACCGTCACGGCGCATAGCCCCGTAGGGCTTAACCCTTCGGCACATGGACTGCGCGTTCTTGGACCCACGTTCCAAGGTTTTGCAGAAAACGATCTTGAGCATACTGATCGTTGCGGAAACACCCCGAGCTGGATCGGCGAAGGGCTTCGACGCTCACTCCTCAATTACCTTGAACGACGGGGGCTAGATCTTGACGTCCGTTTCTGGTTCGATGAAGACGTTCCGTGCTCTGCAGTGTCCTCAAAATGGCTCTCACGCCTGCTCAAGAACCAACGACTCGATGAGGAAACACGCATGGAACGGCGGTTGGTGTGGCTTGGTGGGAGCGTAACCAGTGCCCCTCTTGGCAAACACTCACGACTGGTCCTCAGAGGTCCTCAGAATGACCAGATTCTTAGACTCCCGACTCCAGAAGCTCAATGGCTGACGCAATTAATCACAGAGGCCACTCCACATCGGCCAGCTCAGATCTATCCGCACATACGCGACGTAGAAAAAGGATTTCCTGGAACAGCATCAAGCTATAACCGGTTTCTCGCTTCTCTAGCTTGGAAACGGATCAGATCTACTGGTTTAGCGCTCGTCTAG